From the Clostridium putrefaciens genome, one window contains:
- a CDS encoding Mini-ribonuclease 3: MEYLKHKKYDVKEATRLSSLTLALIGDAVFELFIRNYILEQNGELSAHKIHVKAIGYVKAASQSKIINLIKEELSDEEFCVYKRGRNAKSHTIPKNAEVIDYKNATGFEALLGYLYLTEQNERLSFILERSIKLDLTLKVVKENSNERK; this comes from the coding sequence ATGGAATATTTAAAACACAAAAAGTATGATGTTAAAGAAGCAACTAGATTAAGTTCATTAACTTTAGCTCTAATAGGAGACGCAGTATTTGAACTGTTTATAAGAAATTACATACTAGAACAAAATGGTGAGCTATCAGCACACAAGATACATGTTAAAGCCATAGGATATGTAAAAGCAGCATCTCAAAGCAAAATAATTAATTTGATCAAAGAAGAACTAAGTGATGAAGAATTTTGTGTTTATAAAAGAGGACGAAATGCCAAGTCGCATACAATTCCTAAAAATGCTGAGGTTATAGATTATAAAAACGCAACAGGATTTGAGGCTCTTTTGGGTTATTTGTATTTAACAGAACAAAACGAAAGATTAAGTTTTATTTTAGAAAGATCTATAAAATTAGATTTGACGCTAAAAGTAGTTAAGGAGAACAGTAATGAGAGAAAATAA
- the rpsD gene encoding 30S ribosomal protein S4 produces the protein MAKMMGPRFKQCRRLGLNVSGHPKAMKREARGTSRADKKLSDYGVQLLEKQRLRAYYGVLEKQFKIYVDKALKSKEMTGEVLLVSLECRLDNIVYRMGLASSIRQSRQMVSHGHIEVDGKKVDIPSYAVNVGEEVSLKASSQKISIFKENFQNVYSLSLSYIEKDEENFKGKLCKLPERHELPIEINEQLIVEYYSK, from the coding sequence ATGGCGAAAATGATGGGACCACGATTTAAACAGTGTAGAAGACTTGGGTTAAATGTTAGTGGTCATCCAAAGGCAATGAAAAGAGAAGCAAGGGGAACTAGTAGAGCGGATAAAAAGTTGTCTGATTACGGAGTTCAATTATTAGAAAAACAAAGACTTAGAGCTTATTATGGTGTCTTAGAAAAACAATTTAAAATATACGTAGATAAGGCTTTAAAAAGCAAAGAAATGACTGGAGAGGTTTTACTTGTAAGCCTAGAATGTAGATTAGATAACATAGTATATAGAATGGGTTTAGCGTCATCAATTAGACAATCAAGGCAGATGGTAAGTCATGGACATATAGAAGTTGATGGTAAAAAGGTAGATATACCATCCTATGCAGTTAATGTAGGAGAAGAAGTATCTCTTAAGGCATCATCACAAAAGATAAGTATATTCAAAGAGAACTTTCAAAATGTTTATTCACTTAGTTTATCTTATATAGAAAAAGATGAGGAAAACTTTAAGGGAAAGTTATGTAAGTTACCTGAAAGACATGAATTGCCAATAGAGATAAATGAGCAATTAATTGTTGAATATTACTCTAAATAA
- a CDS encoding penicillin-binding transpeptidase domain-containing protein, which translates to MRNKKIKIKPIRIKATFIIYLLVFLLLSVQLFRRMVIQGEFLGNKAERQFINEAKISPKRGSILDRNGRELAVSADVYKVNLDLLAMQEYCVRYKRTKEEVSEEISEALSIDNNKVISMLDKTDNNGRLLRGMTLERKIEKDKIDKLREIRKTKRYNFMIIENDSTRLYPNNNFLAHALGIVDLEGEGVFGLEKYYDKELMGLSGIRIAELDKNASELPYEDVVYTEAVNGKDVILTIDENIQYIAQTIADKALKDTKAKGVTIIVTNPRNGEVLAMVNKPDFNLNDPRMGIVDNERLQQLWRNKAVNDVFEPGSTFKITTISAALEEKVTFVNDDFYCNGFTIVNGTKLKCWKETGHGAEKLIDILENSCNPGFIELGRRIGQERLNKYIYDFGFGKPSGIDLTGEASGIIKPTDQMTDLDLATISFGQTDAASPIQILAALNTIMNDGIYSTPHLMKEIVGADKNGGITVSKPYEEKNQRQVISKVTSNSVAKMLEETVSKGSGKQAYIEGLGIAGKTGTAQKAKIGGKGYVEGKYIASFIGAAPYDNPKISVFVSIDEPEGEHFGGVIASPVAKELFQQIFNQMAINPVKQ; encoded by the coding sequence ATGAGAAATAAGAAGATTAAAATAAAGCCTATTCGAATAAAGGCAACATTTATAATATATTTACTTGTATTTCTCCTTTTATCAGTACAACTTTTTAGAAGGATGGTTATACAAGGTGAATTTTTGGGTAATAAGGCAGAAAGGCAATTTATAAATGAGGCTAAAATATCACCTAAAAGAGGGAGCATATTAGATAGAAATGGAAGAGAACTTGCCGTAAGTGCTGATGTATATAAAGTTAATTTAGATTTATTAGCCATGCAGGAATATTGTGTAAGATACAAAAGAACTAAAGAGGAAGTGTCAGAAGAAATCTCAGAAGCTCTAAGTATAGACAATAACAAAGTGATATCTATGCTTGATAAAACAGATAATAATGGTAGGCTATTAAGGGGGATGACTTTAGAAAGAAAAATAGAAAAGGATAAAATAGATAAGCTTAGAGAAATTAGAAAAACTAAAAGGTATAACTTCATGATAATCGAAAATGATTCTACAAGGCTTTATCCTAATAATAACTTTTTAGCTCACGCACTTGGAATAGTAGACTTAGAAGGTGAAGGCGTTTTTGGCTTAGAAAAGTATTATGATAAAGAACTGATGGGGTTGTCTGGTATAAGAATAGCTGAATTAGATAAAAATGCTTCGGAGTTGCCCTATGAAGATGTTGTTTATACAGAAGCTGTAAATGGTAAAGATGTAATTTTAACTATAGATGAAAACATACAATATATAGCTCAAACAATCGCAGATAAAGCCCTAAAAGATACTAAAGCTAAAGGCGTAACAATTATTGTAACCAATCCTAGAAATGGGGAAGTATTAGCTATGGTTAATAAACCAGACTTTAACCTAAATGATCCGAGAATGGGCATAGTGGATAATGAAAGATTGCAACAACTATGGAGAAATAAGGCTGTCAATGATGTTTTTGAACCTGGATCTACCTTTAAGATAACTACAATTTCTGCTGCGTTAGAAGAAAAGGTGACATTTGTCAATGATGACTTTTATTGTAATGGGTTTACTATAGTCAATGGAACAAAATTAAAGTGCTGGAAAGAGACTGGTCACGGGGCGGAGAAGCTAATAGATATCTTGGAGAATTCTTGTAATCCTGGATTCATAGAATTAGGTAGAAGAATAGGTCAAGAAAGACTAAATAAATATATATATGACTTTGGTTTTGGAAAACCTTCGGGTATAGATCTAACAGGAGAGGCATCGGGAATAATTAAGCCTACAGACCAAATGACTGATCTAGACCTTGCAACCATATCCTTTGGACAAACCGATGCAGCTTCACCTATACAAATATTAGCAGCACTAAACACCATAATGAATGATGGCATATACTCCACTCCACACTTAATGAAAGAAATTGTTGGTGCAGATAAAAATGGAGGCATAACGGTGTCTAAGCCTTATGAAGAAAAAAATCAAAGACAAGTTATAAGTAAAGTTACATCAAACTCAGTAGCTAAAATGCTAGAAGAGACTGTATCTAAGGGATCTGGTAAGCAAGCCTATATAGAGGGACTTGGAATAGCGGGGAAAACTGGAACGGCCCAAAAGGCTAAGATAGGTGGAAAAGGTTATGTAGAAGGTAAGTATATAGCATCATTTATTGGAGCAGCGCCTTATGATAATCCTAAAATAAGCGTTTTTGTAAGTATTGATGAACCAGAAGGAGAACATTTCGGAGGTGTTATTGCATCTCCAGTTGCTAAAGAGTTATTTCAACAAATATTTAATCAAATGGCTATTAATCCAGTAAAACAATAA
- the cysS gene encoding cysteine--tRNA ligase — MKLYNTLNRRKEEFVPLTEGEIKMYVCGPTVYNLFHIGNARTFIVFDTLRRYLEYSGYKVNYVQNFTDIDDKMIKKANEEKTTVKSLGDKYINEYYKDADALNIERASFNPRATEHIDQIVSFISDLVDKGYAYEADGDVYFSTKKFNGYGKLSGQNIDDLQAGARIEIGDKKQDPMDFALWKNKKEGEPAWESPWGMGRPGWHIECSCMAHNILGETIDIHAGGSDLVFPHHENEIAQSESRSGKSFANYWVHSAFININNQKMSKSLNNFFTTRDILESYDSDVVRFFMLSGHYRTQLNFTMELLDSAKASVERLYNAIGNLESLLEEVNEDNINEKEKVYIDHIKGYKEKFMMKMDDDFNTADGISVIFDLIRDLNSNLDIKSSKYMINYALNLIRDLGSPLGILQKSTKMNLKEEVEKLIEQREKARRDKDWSLSDKIRDELKDMGIVLEDTPQGVRWKKYN; from the coding sequence ATGAAATTATATAATACATTAAATAGAAGAAAAGAAGAATTTGTTCCTTTGACAGAAGGAGAAATAAAGATGTATGTTTGTGGACCTACTGTATACAACCTTTTCCATATAGGTAACGCAAGAACATTTATTGTTTTCGATACTTTAAGGAGATACCTTGAATATAGTGGATATAAGGTGAATTATGTTCAAAACTTTACAGATATAGACGATAAAATGATAAAAAAGGCTAATGAAGAAAAAACTACAGTAAAGTCTTTAGGGGATAAATATATAAATGAATACTACAAAGATGCTGATGCATTAAATATAGAAAGAGCTAGCTTTAATCCTAGAGCGACAGAACACATAGATCAAATAGTAAGCTTTATATCAGATCTTGTGGATAAGGGATATGCATACGAGGCAGATGGAGATGTTTACTTTAGCACAAAGAAATTTAATGGCTATGGCAAACTATCAGGACAAAACATAGATGATTTGCAGGCAGGAGCTAGGATAGAAATAGGAGATAAGAAGCAGGATCCTATGGATTTTGCTCTATGGAAAAATAAAAAAGAAGGGGAACCTGCCTGGGAGAGTCCATGGGGAATGGGAAGACCTGGATGGCATATTGAATGCTCTTGCATGGCACATAATATATTAGGTGAAACTATTGATATTCATGCTGGAGGATCTGATCTTGTATTCCCACATCATGAAAATGAAATAGCACAAAGTGAATCTAGAAGTGGAAAATCATTTGCGAATTATTGGGTGCATTCGGCCTTTATAAATATAAACAATCAAAAGATGTCAAAATCATTGAATAACTTTTTTACAACTCGTGATATATTGGAAAGTTATGATTCGGATGTGGTAAGATTTTTCATGCTTTCTGGGCATTATAGAACACAACTAAACTTTACTATGGAACTTTTAGATTCAGCGAAGGCATCGGTAGAAAGGCTTTATAATGCTATAGGTAATTTAGAAAGTCTTTTAGAAGAAGTAAATGAAGATAATATTAATGAAAAGGAAAAGGTATATATAGATCATATAAAGGGATACAAAGAGAAGTTTATGATGAAGATGGATGACGATTTTAATACTGCGGATGGAATATCTGTTATATTTGATTTGATTCGAGATTTAAATAGTAATCTAGATATAAAGTCGTCTAAATATATGATTAATTACGCTTTAAACCTTATAAGAGATTTAGGTTCACCACTTGGGATTCTTCAAAAGTCCACTAAGATGAATTTAAAAGAAGAAGTGGAAAAGTTAATTGAACAAAGGGAGAAAGCAAGAAGAGATAAGGATTGGTCTTTATCAGATAAGATACGAGATGAACTTAAAGACATGGGTATAGTTTTAGAAGATACACCCCAGGGAGTAAGGTGGAAAAAGTACAATTAG
- the ispD gene encoding 2-C-methyl-D-erythritol 4-phosphate cytidylyltransferase: MGKVNALIVAGGKGKRMNSDKSKQFLNIQEKPLIHHTLEKFSMCSDIDDIYLVLPEDEVRYFEGDILKRYNYSKPIIIVKGGRERQDSVYNGLVSMKDCEVVLIHDGARPFVSDDIIKDGIRYASLYGGSAPGVKVKDTIKVIDEHGFSKATLKRDELVAIQTPQCFKYSTILEGHNYIRENKILVTDDTAALEIIGHKIFIYEGSYDNIKVTTKEDLTIAELIINGR; this comes from the coding sequence ATGGGTAAGGTTAATGCTCTTATAGTCGCTGGTGGAAAAGGTAAGAGGATGAATAGTGATAAAAGCAAACAATTTTTAAATATTCAAGAAAAACCTTTAATACATCATACTTTAGAGAAGTTTTCAATGTGCTCTGATATAGATGATATATATTTAGTGTTACCAGAGGATGAAGTTAGATATTTTGAGGGGGATATACTGAAAAGATATAACTATAGTAAACCTATTATTATTGTTAAAGGTGGTAGAGAAAGGCAGGATTCAGTTTACAATGGATTGGTTTCAATGAAAGATTGTGAAGTTGTGCTTATTCATGATGGCGCAAGACCTTTTGTTAGTGATGATATAATAAAAGATGGAATAAGATATGCATCTTTGTATGGTGGGTCCGCACCTGGGGTTAAGGTTAAAGATACCATAAAAGTTATAGACGAGCATGGATTTTCAAAGGCTACTCTAAAAAGAGACGAATTAGTAGCAATACAAACACCTCAATGCTTTAAATATTCTACCATATTAGAAGGACATAACTACATTAGAGAGAATAAGATATTAGTAACAGACGATACTGCTGCCTTAGAGATTATAGGTCATAAGATTTTCATTTATGAGGGAAGCTATGATAATATAAAAGTTACAACTAAAGAAGATCTAACAATTGCGGAGCTTATAATTAATGGAAGATAG
- a CDS encoding PIN/TRAM domain-containing protein, whose amino-acid sequence MLKKVLRSLFTIIGLVIGYFVGVLLLKTEYVKSKGYFSGFNINTILFLILITLLFGFILFLISPWINNLISKVVEYTERSMQKLTSIEILFGALGAIIALVISSLLASVLNTTLIGKMIYAVINIVAAVFGADIAIKRREDVMSFFGGFRKATSGRDKKNKFNNKATPKVLDTSVIIDGRIFDICQTGFIEGTLIIPTFVLEELRHIADSSDSLKRNRGRRGLDILNKIQKELNIEVQISEKDFPEIAEVDSKLLKLAQFLDGKVITNDYNLNKVAEFQGVDVLNINELANAIKPVVLPGEEMTIQVIKDGKESGQGIAYLDDGTMIVVEGGRKYIGEVIDVVVTSVLQTAAGRMIFAKEKNAFERQS is encoded by the coding sequence TTGTTAAAAAAGGTTTTAAGATCATTATTTACAATAATAGGATTAGTGATTGGTTACTTCGTTGGTGTTTTATTACTTAAAACTGAGTATGTAAAAAGCAAGGGATATTTCAGTGGGTTTAATATTAATACAATATTATTTTTAATTCTTATTACTTTATTATTTGGATTTATATTATTTTTAATTTCACCATGGATTAATAATTTGATTTCTAAAGTAGTAGAATATACCGAAAGAAGTATGCAAAAGTTAACATCAATAGAAATTTTATTTGGAGCATTAGGGGCTATAATTGCACTTGTTATATCCTCACTTTTAGCTAGCGTTTTGAATACAACGTTAATTGGGAAGATGATTTATGCAGTTATAAATATAGTAGCAGCTGTATTTGGAGCTGATATTGCAATTAAAAGAAGAGAAGATGTGATGTCATTTTTTGGTGGATTTAGAAAGGCAACATCAGGAAGAGATAAAAAGAATAAGTTTAATAATAAAGCTACACCTAAGGTTCTAGATACCTCTGTTATAATTGATGGGAGAATATTTGATATATGTCAAACAGGATTTATAGAGGGAACTTTAATAATTCCTACATTTGTTTTAGAAGAACTAAGGCATATAGCGGATTCATCTGATTCACTAAAAAGAAATAGGGGAAGAAGAGGCCTTGATATATTAAATAAAATTCAAAAAGAATTAAATATTGAAGTTCAAATATCAGAAAAGGACTTTCCTGAAATAGCAGAAGTAGATAGTAAATTATTGAAACTTGCTCAATTTTTAGATGGCAAGGTTATAACAAATGATTATAACTTAAATAAAGTAGCTGAATTTCAAGGGGTAGATGTTCTTAACATTAACGAACTTGCAAATGCAATAAAACCAGTAGTTCTTCCAGGAGAAGAGATGACTATACAGGTTATAAAAGATGGTAAAGAATCTGGTCAAGGAATAGCATATTTAGATGATGGAACTATGATAGTTGTTGAAGGTGGCAGAAAGTATATAGGTGAAGTTATAGACGTAGTTGTTACATCTGTACTTCAAACTGCTGCAGGAAGAATGATATTTGCTAAAGAAAAGAATGCCTTTGAGAGGCAAAGTTAA
- a CDS encoding DUF1573 domain-containing protein encodes MKDIIFDDFQNSVDEYLIRHKSILDVLTKLQESEARVNRSIAKSVTSCGCITINAKKQCLPSDENSMDDPNDCFKTHLDGNLCTDCREVIETELGNNIFYLSSLCNLLDLNIYDIILKEYDRMNTLGKYHLR; translated from the coding sequence ATGAAAGATATAATTTTTGATGATTTCCAAAACTCCGTCGATGAATATCTTATAAGGCATAAGAGCATTTTAGACGTACTTACGAAGCTTCAAGAGTCAGAAGCTAGAGTTAATAGGTCAATAGCTAAATCTGTTACAAGCTGTGGCTGTATAACTATAAATGCCAAAAAGCAATGTTTACCCTCTGATGAAAATTCAATGGATGACCCAAATGACTGCTTTAAAACTCATCTAGACGGAAATCTTTGTACTGATTGTAGAGAAGTTATAGAAACTGAATTGGGTAATAATATATTTTACCTAAGTTCTTTATGCAATCTTTTAGATTTAAACATTTATGATATAATTTTAAAAGAATATGATAGGATGAATACTTTGGGTAAGTATCATCTTAGATAA